GCGCGTAGGCTGGGAACGTCGCGTTTATAACACGTTTGCCTTGCCGCCCAGTGTACGGGGCGCAAGAAGCGGCGTTTTCATGCGCCGCCGGACAAGGGCGCGGCCGGCAGGGTTCGCATGCTAAGATGGGGACCGTTTCTGCTCCCGCTCCCGCGCGCCGATATGGATTCACTGTCACTGCTGGTGAGCGTCTTCACCGATTACGGCTATCTCGCCGTCTTCCTCGTCCTGCTCGCCTGTGGCTTCGGCGTGCCGATTCCCGAAGACATCACCCTGGTTGCCGGCGGCATCATCGCCGGCCTCGGCTATGCCAACGTGCACACGATGTTCTTTGTCGGCATGGCCGGCGTGCTCGTCGGCGATTCGGTCATGTTCCTGCTCGGCCGCTACTACGGCGCCCGCGTGCTCAAGTGGCGATGGGTGGCGCGCATCATGACGCCCGAGCGCTACGCGGCGGTACAGGACAAGTTCTCGCGCTACGGCAACCGCGTACTCTTCGTCGCGCGTTTTCTCCCCGGCCTGCGCTCGCCGATCTTCCTCTCCGCCGGCATGAGCCACTGTGTCTCGTACTGGCGCTTCCTGTTGCTCGACGGTTTCGCCGCACTGATCAGCGTGCCGATCTGGGTCTACCTCGGTTACTACGGCGCCTACAACCACGAGTGGCTGCTGCTGTGGGTCAAGCGCGGGCAGACCGGCATCCTGATTCTGGTCGCGCTGGTCGCCATGATCGTCGGCGTCTGGTACTGGCGGCATCGCCGCTGCAAGCAGCCGGCCGAGGCCGCGCAAGACTGATTCCCTGCCCATTTTCCGTCCGCCATGTCCCGTCCGCTTCAGGTCCTGATCGACCCCGCCGCCATCGCCCACAATTACCGCCGGATGAAGTCGTTGGCACCAGCCTCGAAGGTTTACGCCGTGACCAAGGCCAACGGCTACGGTCACGGACTCGAGCGGGTCGTCGCGGCCCTGCCCGATGCCGACGGTTTTGCCTTGCTCGAGTTCGGCCGCGCGGTCGCCCTGCGCGAAGCCGGCGTCACCCGGCCGATCCTGATGCTCGAGGGCGTGTTCAGCGCCGATGAGCTGCTGCTGGCGTCGCGGCACGGCCTGAGCGTCGCCGTGCACGAGGAGCGCTCGCTGCACTGGCTGGAAACGCTGGCGCTGCCGAAGCCGCTCGACATCTATCTCAAGCTCAATACCGGCATGAACCGGCTCGGCTTCGTCGCCGAGACCGCGCCGGCGGTGGCCGCACGGCTCAGGGCCTGCGCCAACGTCGCCGGCATCACCCTGATGACGCACTTTGCAAGCGCCGACGATCCAGGGCGCGGCATCGCGTCGCAGCTGGCGCGCTTCGACGCCGCGGCGGAGGGGCTCGGGCTGCCGATGACGCTCGCCAATTCGGCGGCGACCTTCGATTTTCCCCAAGTCCACCGCGACTGGGTCCGTCCCGGCGTGGCACTGTACGGCGCCACACCGTTCGCGCATCGCAGCGCCGCGTCGCTCGGGCTGATCGCGGCGATGAGCCTGCAGAGCGAAATCATCGGCGTGCAGGCCCTCGAGGCCGGCGACACCGTCGGCTACGGCGCGGCATTCACCGCGCCCGGGCCGATGCGCGTCGGCATCGTTGCCTGCGGCTATGCCGACGGCTACCCGCGCCATGCGCCGACCGGTACGCCGGTGCTCGTCGGTGGCGTGCGGACCCGCCTGCTCGGCCGCGTGTCGATGGACATGCTCGCCGTCGACCTGAGCGGGCTGCCGCAGGCGCAGATCGGCACGCCGGTCGAATTGTGGGGCAAGGATCTGCCGATCGACGAGGTCGCGACCGCCGCCGGCACCATCGGCTACGAGCTGATGTGCGCGGTTGCGCCGCGGGTACCGGCCCGGACGCTGTAACGGCCTGTTGATCGGCCTCGTAAACCCGCACGGCTTTCATTACAATCTTTCGTTTTGGCACTTTTCCCGCGCGAATCCGTTGTGCATTGCTGACGGCGTCGCGGGCCGGGCCAGATCCCTCATTTCATTCAACCTGCAGGTTGCATCATGGCATTGATCGTCCAGAAGTACGGCGGCACCTCGGTTGGCACGCCCGAGCGCATCAAGAACGTCGCGCGGCGCGTCGCCAAGTTCAAGGCCCAGGGCCACGACATCGTCGTCGTCGTTTCCGCGATGAGCGGCGAGACCAACCGGCTGATCGCGCTCGCCAAGGAAATCCAGGCGAATCCCGATCCGCGCGAACTCGACGTGATCGTCTCGACCGGCGAACAGGTCACCATCGGCCTGCTGGCGATGGCGCTCAAGGAAATGGGCGTCGACGCGAAGTCGTACACCGGCGGCCAGGTCAAGATCCTCACCGATTCGACCCACACCAAGGCCCGCATCCAGTCGATCGACGACGATGCGATGCGCGCCGACCTGAATGCCGGCCGCGTGGTCATCGTCGCCGGCTTCCAGGGGGTCGACCCGCAGGGCAACATCACCACACTGGGCCGCGGCGGTTCGGACACCTCGGGCGTGGCGCTGGCCGCGGCGCTGAAGGCCGACGAATGCCAGATCTATACCGACGTCGACGGCGTCTACACCACCGACCCGCGCGTCGTGCCCGAAGCCAAGAAGCTCAAGACCATCACCTTCGAGGAAATGCTCGAGATGGCCAGCCTCGGCTCCAAGGTGCTGCAAATCCGCTCGGTGGAGTTCGCCGGCAAGTACAACGTCAAACTGCGCGTGCTGTCCTCGTTCCAGGAAGAGGGTGAGGGCACGCTGATTACCTTCGAGGAAGACCCGAACATGGAAAAGCCAGTCGTCTCCGGCATCGCCTTCAACCGTGACGAAGCCCGCATCAACGTGACCGGCGTGCCGGACAAGCCCGGCATCGCCTACCAGATCCTCGGCCCGGTCTCGGATGCCAACATCGACGTCGACATGATCATCCAGAACGTCGGCAAGGACGGCACCACCGACTTCAGCTTCACCGTACCGAAGCCGGATCTGGCCCGCACGATCAAGGTGCTCGAAGGCGTGCAGGCGCACATCGGCGCGGCGCAGATCGACGGCGACGACAAGATCTGCAAGATCTCGATCGTCGGCGTCGGCATGCGCTCGCACGTCGGCGTTGCGGCAACGATGTTCCGCACGCTGGCCGAAGAGGGCATCAACATCCAGATGATCTCGACGTCGGAAATCAAGATCTCGGTCATCGTCGACGAGAAGTACCTCGAGCTCGCCGTACGCGTGCTGCACAAGGCTTTCGGCCTCGACAAGGGCTGATTTCGCACTATTTCCGCCAAGGCGGTTGACGGGTTTTCGGACCGCAGGTAATATCCAGCCTCCCTTGACGGAGACGTGGATGAGTGGCTGAAATCACTCCCCTGCTAAGGGAGCATAGGGGCCAAAACCTCTATCGAGGGTTCGAATCCCTCCGTCTCCGCCAGCGGACCTCGCAGTACCGCAGTAAGCAAGAAAGTAACAGTGCACCCGTAGCTCAGTTGGATAGAGTATCTGGCTACGAACCAGAGGGTCGGGCGTTCGAATCGCTCCGGGTGCACCATTACTCTTCTCGAAGTCCCCATCGTCTAGAGGCCTAGGACACCACCCTTTCACGGTGACTACCGGGGTTCGAATCCCCGTGGGGACGCCATCTTGACCTCCGGTTGAGATTTGGCCATCGGCATGCAGATTCCTCGCCTGCCGGCATCGTTGCTCGACATACCGTCGCATACGGCAACGCTTTTCCCGTTTTGATTGAAATTCAATAGCCAGCTTCGGCATGAAGCGCCCGACAGCTGCTTTGCCAACGCTGCCGATCTTCGGCCGCGCATCGCCTGCCTGCTCGCTTCGCCGAGCCGATCAGACCGTCGAACAGGACTTGCGTGTTCCGGTTGCGCCAAGGAACTGAGCTGGACGTCCCGTTGCAGGTGATCTGCATGTGATTCGTGCCGGGGCACTTGCGGCCCGGCAAGCTGCGTCGGCCCAGTCCTGCGCCGGCGCTGTCCGGATCGCGTGTGGCAGGGGGCCGTCAGCGAGCGTTTCCTCGGTAGCAGCGTTGCGAAAGCAGAACGGCCACACCGGGCTGGCTGCGCTGATGCGCACTTTGCGCAGCACCGTGCTGCACCTGTGCTGTCGGCATGGAGGAAGCCCGGTTCTTGCGCGATGCCCTGCCAGTCTGGCCGGCCGTGTTGGCCGGATGCACTTGACCACGCCGCAAGTCGCACGTCGGCCGCTGGCCCGGTCGAAAGCCCGTCCGCTTTGCGGCGATGGCGATAGAATCATGCGAG
This window of the Jeongeupia sp. USM3 genome carries:
- a CDS encoding DedA family protein — translated: MDSLSLLVSVFTDYGYLAVFLVLLACGFGVPIPEDITLVAGGIIAGLGYANVHTMFFVGMAGVLVGDSVMFLLGRYYGARVLKWRWVARIMTPERYAAVQDKFSRYGNRVLFVARFLPGLRSPIFLSAGMSHCVSYWRFLLLDGFAALISVPIWVYLGYYGAYNHEWLLLWVKRGQTGILILVALVAMIVGVWYWRHRRCKQPAEAAQD
- the alr gene encoding alanine racemase — translated: MSRPLQVLIDPAAIAHNYRRMKSLAPASKVYAVTKANGYGHGLERVVAALPDADGFALLEFGRAVALREAGVTRPILMLEGVFSADELLLASRHGLSVAVHEERSLHWLETLALPKPLDIYLKLNTGMNRLGFVAETAPAVAARLRACANVAGITLMTHFASADDPGRGIASQLARFDAAAEGLGLPMTLANSAATFDFPQVHRDWVRPGVALYGATPFAHRSAASLGLIAAMSLQSEIIGVQALEAGDTVGYGAAFTAPGPMRVGIVACGYADGYPRHAPTGTPVLVGGVRTRLLGRVSMDMLAVDLSGLPQAQIGTPVELWGKDLPIDEVATAAGTIGYELMCAVAPRVPARTL
- a CDS encoding aspartate kinase translates to MALIVQKYGGTSVGTPERIKNVARRVAKFKAQGHDIVVVVSAMSGETNRLIALAKEIQANPDPRELDVIVSTGEQVTIGLLAMALKEMGVDAKSYTGGQVKILTDSTHTKARIQSIDDDAMRADLNAGRVVIVAGFQGVDPQGNITTLGRGGSDTSGVALAAALKADECQIYTDVDGVYTTDPRVVPEAKKLKTITFEEMLEMASLGSKVLQIRSVEFAGKYNVKLRVLSSFQEEGEGTLITFEEDPNMEKPVVSGIAFNRDEARINVTGVPDKPGIAYQILGPVSDANIDVDMIIQNVGKDGTTDFSFTVPKPDLARTIKVLEGVQAHIGAAQIDGDDKICKISIVGVGMRSHVGVAATMFRTLAEEGINIQMISTSEIKISVIVDEKYLELAVRVLHKAFGLDKG